In a genomic window of Gossypium arboreum isolate Shixiya-1 chromosome 7, ASM2569848v2, whole genome shotgun sequence:
- the LOC108466846 gene encoding UDP-glycosyltransferase 88F5-like translates to MQETIVLYPSPGLGHVFSMVELGKLILHHYNNRYSITILLTTGFWDTPTIISYINSVSQAFPSISFFRFPSISIDLSQNCSGAAIAFHFIRLHAPNVLHSLQQISKSHKISAFIIDLFCTSALSMGKDLNIPTFYFFTSGASTLAAFLQIPKLDKQTFGRSFKDLPNTVFHFEGVPSLRAVHMPEPLLDREDPAYHDFMYFMSSLQQSDGIIVNTFEDLEPISIKAIANGLCLPDAPSTPPTFYVGPLIAPSKHEAENDYCLSWLEKQPSQSVVFLCFGSHGTFSPPQVKEIAKGLENSGQRFLWVVKDPPNHEKTKQAEDNPDVDLDSLLPEGFMERTRDRGLVVKSFAPQVAVLNKDSIGGFVTHCGWNSVLEAVVAGVPMIAWPLYAEQHLNRNILVEDMKMAIPVEQMEGDGFVSGTELEKRVRELMELEKGKELREKSRKMKEKALAAMGPAGSSTKALTKLVELWK, encoded by the coding sequence ATGCAAGAGACGATCGTTCTCTACCCATCGCCCGGATTGGGCCATGTGTTCTCAATGGTGGAGCTTGGCAAACTCATCCTTCACCACTACAACAACCGATACTCCATCACCATCCTCCTTACCACTGGCTTTTGGGACACCCCAACCATCATCTCTTACATCAATTCCGTCTCCCAAGCCTTCCCATCTATCTCCTTCTTTCGCTTCCCTTCCATCTCCATTGACCTATCTCAAAACTGCAGCGGTGCCGCCATTGCCTTCCACTTCATCCGCCTTCATGCACCCAACGTCCTCCATTCTCTTCAACAAATCTCCAAATCTCACAAAATCTCCGCTTTTATCATTGATCTTTTCTGCACTTCGGCTTTATCTATGGGAAAAGATCTTAACATCCCTACTTTTTACTTCTTTACCTCTGGTGCTTCTACCCTTGCTGCTTTCCTTCAAATCCCAAAGCTTGATAAACAAACCTTTGGAAGAAGCTTCAAAGATCTGCCCAACACGGTCTTCCATTTTGAGGGTGTGCCATCGTTGAGAGCTGTACACATGCCTGAACCTTTACTTGATAGAGAAGATCCAGCTTATCATGATTTTATGTACTTCATGTCAAGTCTTCAACAATCAGATGGAATCATAGTCAACACTTTTGAAGATCTTGAACCCATTTCCATTAAGGCTATTGCTAATGGTTTATGCCTTCCTGATGCTCCAAGTACTCCACCAACTTTCTACGTTGGACCTTTGATTGCACCAAGTAAACATGAAGCTGAAAATGACTATTGTTTATCATGGCTAGAGAAGCAACCGAGTCAAAGCGTTGTGTTCTTGTGTTTTGGAAGCCATGGGACGTTCTCTCCACCCCAAGTTAAGGAAATAGCCAAAGGGTTGGAAAATAGTGGGCAAAGGTTCTTATGGGTTGTAAAAGATCCACCCAATCATGAAAAGACTAAGCAAGCTGAAGATAACCCTGATGTGGATTTAGACAGTCTTTTACCAGAAGGATTTATGGAGAGAACCAGAGATAGGGGTTTGGTTGTGAAGTCATTTGCGCCACAAGTAGCAGTGTTGAACAAGGACTCAATTGGTGGCTTTGTGACTCACTGTGGGTGGAACTCGGTATTGGAAGCGGTGGTGGCTGGGGTGCCTATGATTGCATGGCCTTTATATGCAGAGCAACACTTGAACCGGAACATTTTGGTTGAGGATATGAAGATGGCTATTCCGGTGGAGCAGATGGAGGGGGATGGGTTTGTGAGTGGAACTGAGTTGGAGAAACGAGTGAGAGAGTTGATGGAATTGGAGAAGGGTAAGGAGCTTAGAGAAAAGAGCAGGAAGATGAAAGAGAAGGCCTTGGCTGCCATGGGTCCAGCAGGGTCTTCTACTAAAGCACTTACGAAGCTGGTTGAGTTATGGAAGTAA
- the LOC108475250 gene encoding 2-methylene-furan-3-one reductase-like isoform X2, with amino-acid sequence MENVPCTMKAWIYGQHGKPEDVLKLKSDVVVPELKEDQVLVKTVPGYDVAGVVVKVGSQVKNLKVGDEVYGNIHEKALDHPKQYGTLAEYTAVEELLLAPKPKNLSFAEAASLPVAIGTAYEGLQRCEFTAGQSILVLGGAGGVGSMVIQLAKHVFGASRVVATASTGKLELLRNLGADLVVDYTKENFEDLPEKFDVVYDCVEQCERAVKAMKEGGKVVTVSGAVTVPAFKFIVTSNGADFEKLNPYLESGQVKAIIDPKGIYPFSQTLEGLAYVDTGRVAGKVVIHPIQQDN; translated from the exons ATGGAGAATGTTCCATGTACAATGAAAGCTTGGATTTATGGACAACATGGGAAACCTGAAGATGTTCTGAAACTCAAGTCCGATGTTGTTGTTCCTGAATTGAAGGAAGATCAAGTTCTTGTTAAG ACAGTTCCAGGGTACGATGTAGCTGGTGTGGTGGTGAAAGTAGGAAGCCAAGTAAAGAACTTAAAGGTAGGTGATGAAGTATATGGTAACATCCATGAGAAAGCCTTGGATCATCCCAAACAATACGGCACTTTGGCCGAATACACGGCAGTTGAAGAGTTGCTATTGGCTCCCAAACCCAAGAATCTCAGCTTTGCCGAGGCTGCTTCACTGCCGGTCGCCATCGGAACGGCTTACGAAGGCCTTCAACGATGCGAGTTCACCGCTGGTCAATCCATTCTTGTGTTGGGAGGCGCTGGTGGAGTTGGCAGCATGGTCATTCAG CTGGCCAAGCATGTATTCGGAGCATCAAGAGTTGTGGCTACTGCTAGCACAGGAAAACTAGAGTTGTTGAGGAATTTGGGTGCTGATTTAGTAGTTGATTACACCAAGGAAAACTTTGAAGATCTCCCTGAGAAATTTGATGTTGTATATGACTGTGTCG AGCAATGTGAAAGGGCAGTGAAGGCAATGAAGGAAGGTGGGAAAGTTGTGACAGTGAGTGGTGCAGTGACTGTGCCAGCATTTAAGTTTATAGTCACTTCAAATGGGGCTGATTTTGAGAAATTGAATCCTTACTTGGAAAGTGGACAGGTGAAGGCTATTATTGATCCCAAAGGCATCTATCCTTTCTCTCAAACACTTGAAGGACTTGCATATGTTGACACTGGCAGGGTTGCTGGAAAAGTTGTCATACATCCAATCCAACAAGATAATTAA
- the LOC108470618 gene encoding UDP-glycosyltransferase 88F3-like, which produces MKETIVLYPSPGLGHVVSMVELGKLILHHYNNRYSITILLTTGFWDTPTIISYINSVSQAFPSISFFRFPSISIDLSQNCSGAAIAFHFIRLHAPNVLHSLQQISKSHKISAFIIDLFCTSALSMGKDLNIPTFYFFTSGASTLAAFLQIPKLDKQTFGRSFKDLPNTVFHFEGVPSLRAVHMPEPLLDRDDPAYHDCMYFMSSLQQSDGIIVNTFENLEPISIKAIAKGLCLPDAPSTPPTVYIGPLIAPSKHEAENDYCLSWLEKQPSQSVVFLCFGSRGTFYPPQVKEIAKGLENSGQRFLWVVKDPPNHEKTKQAEDNPDVDLDRLLPEGFMERTRDRGLVVKSFAPQVVVLNKDSIGGFVTHCGWNSVLEAVVAGVPMIAWPLYAEQHLNRNILVEDMKMAIRVEQMEGDGFVSGTELEKRVRELMESEKGEELREKSRKMKEKALAAMGPSGSSTKALTKLVELWK; this is translated from the coding sequence aTGAAAGAGACGATCGTCCTCTACCCATCGCCCGGATTGGGCCATGTGGTGTCAATGGTGGAGCTTGGCAAACTCATCCTTCACCACTACAACAACCGATACTCCATCACCATCCTCCTTACCACTGGCTTTTGGGACACCCCAACCATCATCTCTTACATCAATTCCGTCTCCCAAGCCTTCCCATCTATCTCCTTCTTTCGCTTCCCTTCCATCTCCATTGACCTATCTCAAAACTGCAGCGGTGCCGCCATTGCCTTCCACTTCATCCGCCTTCATGCACCCAACGTCCTCCATTCTCTTCAACAAATCTCCAAATCTCACAAAATCTCCGCTTTTATCATTGATCTTTTCTGCACTTCGGCTTTATCTATGGGAAAAGATCTTAACATCCCTACTTTTTACTTCTTTACCTCTGGTGCTTCTACCCTTGCTGCTTTCCTTCAAATCCCAAAGCTTGATAAACAAACCTTTGGAAGAAGCTTCAAAGATCTGCCCAACACGGTCTTCCATTTTGAGGGTGTGCCATCGTTGAGAGCTGTACACATGCCTGAACCTTTACTTGATAGAGATGATCCAGCTTATCATGATTGTATGTACTTCATGTCAAGTCTTCAACAATCAGATGGAATCATAGTCAACACCTTTGAAAATCTTGAACCCATTTCCATTAAGGCTATTGCTAAGGGTTTATGCCTTCCTGATGCTCCAAGTACTCCACCAACGGTCTACATTGGACCTTTGATTGCACCAAGTAAACATGAAGCTGAAAATGACTATTGTTTATCATGGCTAGAGAAGCAACCGAGTCAAAGCGTAGTGTTCTTGTGTTTTGGAAGCCGTGGGACGTTCTATCCTCCCCAAGTTAAGGAAATAGCCAAAGGGTTGGAAAATAGTGGGCAAAGGTTCTTATGGGTTGTAAAAGATCCACCCAATCATGAAAAGACTAAGCAAGCTGAAGATAACCCTGATGTGGATTTAGACAGGCTTTTACCAGAAGGATTTATGGAGAGAACCAGAGATAGGGGTTTGGTTGTGAAGTCATTTGCGCCACAAGTAGTAGTGTTAAACAAGGACTCAATTGGTGGCTTTGTGACTCACTGTGGGTGGAACTCGGTATTGGAAGCGGTGGTGGCTGGGGTGCCTATGATTGCATGGCCTTTATATGCAGAGCAACACTTGAACCGGAACATTTTGGTTGAGGATATGAAGATGGCTATACGGGTGGAGCAAATGGAGGGGGATGGGTTTGTGAGTGGAACTGAGTTGGAGAAACGAGTGAGAGAGTTGATGGAATCGGAGAAGGGTGAGGAGCTTAGAGAAAAGAGCAGGAAGATGAAAGAGAAGGCCTTGGCTGCCATGGGTCCATCAGGGTCTTCTACTAAAGCACTTACGAAGCTGGTTGAGTTATGGAAGTAA
- the LOC108475250 gene encoding 2-methylene-furan-3-one reductase-like isoform X1, protein MENVPCTMKAWIYGQHGKPEDVLKLKSDVVVPELKEDQVLVKVMASGLNPVDNKRMIGIFVHAECPFPTVPGYDVAGVVVKVGSQVKNLKVGDEVYGNIHEKALDHPKQYGTLAEYTAVEELLLAPKPKNLSFAEAASLPVAIGTAYEGLQRCEFTAGQSILVLGGAGGVGSMVIQLAKHVFGASRVVATASTGKLELLRNLGADLVVDYTKENFEDLPEKFDVVYDCVEQCERAVKAMKEGGKVVTVSGAVTVPAFKFIVTSNGADFEKLNPYLESGQVKAIIDPKGIYPFSQTLEGLAYVDTGRVAGKVVIHPIQQDN, encoded by the exons ATGGAGAATGTTCCATGTACAATGAAAGCTTGGATTTATGGACAACATGGGAAACCTGAAGATGTTCTGAAACTCAAGTCCGATGTTGTTGTTCCTGAATTGAAGGAAGATCAAGTTCTTGTTAAGGTCATGGCTTCGGGGCTTAATCCAGTTGATAATAAAAGGATGATTGGCATTTTTGTTCACGCTGAATGTCCTTTTCCC ACAGTTCCAGGGTACGATGTAGCTGGTGTGGTGGTGAAAGTAGGAAGCCAAGTAAAGAACTTAAAGGTAGGTGATGAAGTATATGGTAACATCCATGAGAAAGCCTTGGATCATCCCAAACAATACGGCACTTTGGCCGAATACACGGCAGTTGAAGAGTTGCTATTGGCTCCCAAACCCAAGAATCTCAGCTTTGCCGAGGCTGCTTCACTGCCGGTCGCCATCGGAACGGCTTACGAAGGCCTTCAACGATGCGAGTTCACCGCTGGTCAATCCATTCTTGTGTTGGGAGGCGCTGGTGGAGTTGGCAGCATGGTCATTCAG CTGGCCAAGCATGTATTCGGAGCATCAAGAGTTGTGGCTACTGCTAGCACAGGAAAACTAGAGTTGTTGAGGAATTTGGGTGCTGATTTAGTAGTTGATTACACCAAGGAAAACTTTGAAGATCTCCCTGAGAAATTTGATGTTGTATATGACTGTGTCG AGCAATGTGAAAGGGCAGTGAAGGCAATGAAGGAAGGTGGGAAAGTTGTGACAGTGAGTGGTGCAGTGACTGTGCCAGCATTTAAGTTTATAGTCACTTCAAATGGGGCTGATTTTGAGAAATTGAATCCTTACTTGGAAAGTGGACAGGTGAAGGCTATTATTGATCCCAAAGGCATCTATCCTTTCTCTCAAACACTTGAAGGACTTGCATATGTTGACACTGGCAGGGTTGCTGGAAAAGTTGTCATACATCCAATCCAACAAGATAATTAA